The Vibrio nitrifigilis genome window below encodes:
- the rimI gene encoding ribosomal protein S18-alanine N-acetyltransferase, with protein MAVTFEPLSERHLSSVWHIEKLAHTHPWAKKSIYDLGNRFQCHHVMLLDGQVVGYFYAQNVVGEVSLLNIAVSPEYQGQRLGFQLAEFFCAYCQSQQAESIWLEVRESNYRAIKLYHKLGFSDVDTRPHYYPVAGGREDAVIMSYYLAD; from the coding sequence ATGGCAGTTACGTTTGAACCTCTTTCTGAGCGACATTTATCATCCGTCTGGCACATTGAAAAATTGGCGCATACGCACCCATGGGCAAAAAAGTCTATTTATGATTTAGGTAATCGCTTTCAATGCCATCATGTGATGTTACTGGATGGCCAAGTTGTCGGGTATTTCTATGCCCAAAATGTTGTTGGAGAGGTATCTCTACTAAACATTGCCGTATCTCCCGAATATCAAGGTCAAAGGTTAGGCTTTCAATTAGCCGAGTTTTTCTGTGCTTATTGTCAATCACAGCAAGCAGAAAGTATTTGGTTAGAGGTGAGAGAGAGCAACTATCGCGCGATCAAGTTGTACCATAAACTTGGGTTTAGTGATGTAGACACTCGTCCTCATTATTATCCGGTCGCTGGTGGACGTGAAGATGCTGTCATCATGAGTTACTATCTGGCGGATTAG
- a CDS encoding DNA polymerase III subunit psi, translated as MPNSFVSYLQEMGIQSWELTHPERLQGYEPQLIALPQECVLLLVSPIEPSFAEKTLFEKVLKSFHLNIEQACFIYPHQLNQINVQGLDWIWFAGCDEVTNTVPKQLVSPRLADIEGNNQHRRELWQQILAQKDA; from the coding sequence ATGCCAAACTCGTTTGTCTCTTATTTGCAGGAAATGGGCATTCAAAGCTGGGAACTTACCCATCCTGAACGCTTACAAGGTTATGAACCTCAATTAATTGCATTGCCGCAAGAATGTGTTCTGCTATTAGTCAGCCCAATCGAGCCCTCATTTGCAGAAAAAACATTATTCGAGAAAGTACTCAAAAGTTTCCACCTTAATATAGAACAGGCTTGTTTTATCTATCCTCATCAGCTTAACCAGATAAATGTGCAAGGCCTTGACTGGATTTGGTTTGCAGGGTGTGATGAAGTCACTAATACAGTACCTAAGCAGTTGGTTTCTCCTCGTTTAGCCGATATTGAGGGCAATAATCAACACCGACGCGAACTTTGGCAGCAGATACTTGCACAGAAGGATGCATAA